The window ACTTCTCCTGGATTACATCGATAATGTCATCTGTGAAATCGCCCTGGATGATGATTTCATCTTCTCCTGTTACTGAGGCACCGCAGGAAAATTTCTGAGCAAAAAACCTTTGTGCTTCCTTAAGATCGATTTCTGTGTATGGGAAAACCAACAGTTTAAGTACAGTCATCGTCATACCGGATCTTCTCATAACTAAAACTAACTGTTTTAACCAGTGGTAGCTTAAAGTCCAGAGTTCAGTATTTCCATTGAAATTCTGCAAACCACTCAAGGTAATACTATCAGAAGAAATATCTTAAAGGTTACCTTTTCTCCTCACATTAAAGAAGCTAAGTCTCTAGGTAAGATGAGGTTAAGGGCAAGCACATCTAAAAATCTACACAACACACCTAACAAATGTCAACTCACCGAACGTTGCAAGGCCACAGACTCTCGtgacatattttttctttgctctagGAATTTTAGCTATTGTGACTTTTTGTGGTacagtcttctttttctgttttatctgaCCTCTTCCACCTTTAAAGAAGAATATGTTACATGATCAGTTAAATGACGtaacagttaaagaaaaacagactgtaaGGCTGCATTTCAGTCCTGTAAACAAAGAAGCCTATCTCCCTGTCTGTGtatgtaaagaaaaatgtattttggatGTTAGTCATCTCCCATTCAGAaccttttaatttaatttcttaaaagaaaggTCCCAGGTCAAAACTTAATGTTACAAGAAATAACAACATATGCATGTCAAATGTGCATTAAAGTACAGAATGCACATCAGAACAGATGGATGTTTCCCACATTCCACTAACCACTGCATTTGGTCTACATTTAACCCCtctttaaaggatttttttttttgtattcatcTTAAGTTAGGAACAaattgtttaatatcttcatgGTTTTTGTCTAAggcaaagaaaattatttatgtcTATTTACTAAGGCTAAGAAACCTTCCCTGCTTAGACTGCTGTGTCAAACAGCACATGAAGTTCTAAATATCAACACAGGACTGCAGTACAAAACAAATTTATATAAAGgttagcaggaaaaaaacccaaccccaTCAGAACACCACACCTCAAGCAGAAGGCAGCTACAGTAGCTGACTGCCAAAGTTGCACatgatttcatttcttatttactGTCCGTTTCTAGGTCAACCTGAGGGAATGCTTCACACATTAGGTAGATATAAGTCAGAGTTAGACATGCAGAAAATTAATCCCACTCATTAGAATTCTTCAAATCAGATTATGATCTCAGCTAACTTTGTATACACTCATCAAGTTACCCCAGGGTAACTAAAGTCCTGTTCCAGAGCTTTCTCACCaagaaaacttaaaagaatCTGTGTCAAGCAGGCTAACTTCTTGTGAacgcttttttcccccctaacaTGCAGCACTTTCAATTCTGCATTACCAGAAATTGGCATATAATAACTTAAGACAGTAAATTTCTCTCTCGAAGTTTCTTCAGTCAATACCTGCAgtaaatttctgcttttttgttttcttttcatcctcTCTCTTCAGAATTGTGCCATCATACTTTAAATTGTCACAAAACTTGAGATTCCATTTCTGGATTTCCATTTTCAcccacaaatattttaaacacttACTTTATGACCAAAGCCAAGCTGAGAACTATCTGTAGCATGCCACacaattaaataatatttaaagaaaatgttctgaagTATCTGGAAAAAAGCACCCAAGCTAGAGAATTTAAAGTTACTTTTGTCACTACACATATCCCATGAACAAGGACAAACATAACTGGTTACCAAGGCACACAAATAAAACATCCGCAGGGATATGTGGCTTAAAATATGAATCTCAGTGGGCTACAAACCATCATTTATGAAGCAGTACAGGCACAACTGACATCAGACAGGCAAATGTGTATTAATAACCACAGTATTCTAATTTGTGGTGGAAAACTGTATTAATTAAACAGGCAAATCCAACAATAGAACGGTATCTGTTCTTAGTGCATAGCTCTATCTATGCTAGAAGAGACATAGCTGTTAATGGAGACAGATAGTAGTGCTGAAGTGTAAAACCAAATTCTGTTATGagagatagaaggaaaaaaaggcaaaagtaaTGAGCTGAGGCATTAAGAGAGGAAAGCAATCTTTGTTCATAGCTTGCTTGCAGAGTAGAACTGCTGCTAAACAAAGCAGAAACCTTTTGGGAGGTACACCAGCTGATTTCAAGTTGAGAATAAGTACTCTCTGAATAAGTGCCACAGCAATGACAGGAGCACATCGAAGAAGCGCACCTTTCACTTACTGCTACTACTATACAGTTCCTTTGTTAGCATATGCCTCAGTGCAAACTCTGCTGCTAATTGAAAGGAATTTATTTGGTACTTTTTCTGCAGTCAAAGCATAGCTAACACAACCAAAATGCAAGGAAGCTGTGTCACAGTCTAAGCCCATAGATTAGGAAAAGATGACCCCAAGAGCTTATAAATCAATACCACAAGCAACTATTTAGACCTTGCCtctcttttgcttcttcttctcttcttcttctcctgcaGTTCCTTGGCCTTCTCCAACCCCAGCTTCCTGTTTCGGTgaattttcttaaatacatcAGAGAGGAATGGTGagagaacaaaagaacaaaatcagcAGTGACTAACACATGCCcttaaggaaagaagaaaccagCTACACTGCCATTTCATTGGGCCCCTAAGTAGCTTGCTCTAGTGCAGCATCCCCTGACCGATGTGTGTTCCTTAAAGTCCTTGGTCAAATTAGGCTTGTGACCTTCATATCAAAGATACAATTGCAACTTTAATAGTCTCCTTCAGtaatctccagaaagagacaaaaattaCTGACACTGGAAATTCAAATCATCAAGTACCATAGTACTAATGACCTGTCTCCCAGCAACCGGTTGCCTACACTGCAAAGACATAAAATTGGATAAATCAGCTTTGTCAGGAAGCCACTGCATGTTGTCACAGTGCTCACTGTAGAAACCTTAATACGGGccaaacattatttctga of the Meleagris gallopavo isolate NT-WF06-2002-E0010 breed Aviagen turkey brand Nicholas breeding stock chromosome 17, Turkey_5.1, whole genome shotgun sequence genome contains:
- the DENR gene encoding density-regulated protein, with the translated sequence MATDVAEPVVPDCRGDIRSGARSDADYPLRVLYCGVCSLPTEYCEYMPDVTKCRQWLEKNFPDEFAKLTVENSPKQEAGVGEGQGTAGEEEEKKKQKRGGRGQIKQKKKTVPQKVTIAKIPRAKKKYVTRVCGLATFEIDLKEAQRFFAQKFSCGASVTGEDEIIIQGDFTDDIIDVIQEKWPEVDDDSIEDLGEVKK